One Streptomyces sp. NBC_00102 DNA segment encodes these proteins:
- a CDS encoding cell division protein SepF yields the protein MGSVRKASAWLGLVEDNDERYYDDEYSEGAETGTHGQAWVTDPRVQVASEAAEERERRIATVTPDSFRDARTIGELFREGVPVILNLTAMDPADAKRVVDFAAGLIFGLRGSIDRVATRVFLLTPAHTHVVSGEASGRRTGGFFNQS from the coding sequence ATGGGATCGGTACGCAAGGCGAGCGCCTGGCTGGGCCTCGTGGAGGACAACGACGAGCGCTACTACGACGACGAGTACTCCGAAGGCGCCGAGACCGGTACGCACGGCCAGGCATGGGTGACCGACCCCCGGGTGCAGGTCGCCTCCGAGGCCGCCGAGGAGCGGGAGCGCCGCATCGCCACGGTGACCCCGGACAGCTTCCGGGACGCGCGCACCATCGGCGAGCTCTTCCGGGAGGGCGTCCCGGTGATCCTGAACCTCACGGCCATGGACCCCGCCGACGCCAAGCGCGTGGTGGACTTCGCCGCCGGACTGATCTTCGGCCTGCGCGGTTCGATCGACCGGGTCGCCACCCGGGTCTTCCTGCTGACCCCGGCCCACACCCACGTGGTCAGCGGCGAAGCCTCCGGCCGCCGGACCGGCGGCTTCTTCAACCAGAGCTGA
- a CDS encoding DUF5685 family protein, with amino-acid sequence MFGIVRPCTHRLSEGLKTEWMAHLCGLCLALRSDHGQFARIVTNYDGLIVSVLTEAQTGTGPAGRRTAGPCPLRAMRTAPVARGEGAKLAAAVSLVLASAKVRDHVADRDGLLAHRPVAAAARRVAAGWDRAGARGGAALGFDTAVLVDAVDRQAGIEALAVTGTPLLFVTEPTETATAAAFAHTAVLAGRPGNAAPLAEAGRLFGRLAHLLDAVEDQRADAEAGAWNPLTATGTPLTEARRLCDDAVRGVRLALADAEFSDSGLVHVLLVHELRRAVDRAFATDSCAHRGAYGPPPGNPYAPGNPHAPGGPAAPPPEPPRPPRDRRGLIAGCFVMAGLACTCQMCCGSYEGPWSRERREGLCSQADCGDCCECCDCCSNCPTCGDGDGCGCCDCDCGCDC; translated from the coding sequence GTGTTCGGAATCGTCAGGCCTTGTACGCACCGGCTGAGCGAAGGGCTCAAGACCGAGTGGATGGCCCATCTCTGCGGTCTCTGCCTCGCTCTCCGCTCCGATCACGGGCAATTCGCACGGATCGTGACGAACTATGACGGACTGATCGTCTCCGTTCTGACGGAGGCTCAGACCGGCACCGGCCCCGCCGGAAGGCGCACCGCCGGACCGTGCCCGCTGCGCGCGATGCGGACCGCACCGGTCGCCAGGGGCGAGGGAGCCAAGCTCGCCGCGGCCGTCTCCCTCGTGCTCGCCTCGGCCAAGGTGCGCGACCATGTCGCCGACCGTGACGGGCTGCTGGCACACCGTCCGGTCGCCGCCGCCGCCCGACGGGTCGCCGCGGGATGGGACCGCGCGGGAGCCCGCGGCGGCGCGGCCCTCGGCTTCGACACCGCGGTCCTGGTGGACGCGGTGGACCGGCAGGCCGGGATCGAGGCGCTGGCCGTGACGGGCACCCCGCTGCTTTTTGTCACCGAGCCCACCGAGACGGCCACCGCGGCAGCCTTCGCGCACACCGCGGTCCTCGCCGGCCGGCCCGGCAACGCGGCCCCGCTCGCCGAGGCGGGACGGCTCTTCGGGCGCCTCGCACACCTGCTGGACGCCGTGGAGGACCAGCGGGCCGACGCGGAGGCGGGTGCGTGGAACCCGCTCACCGCCACCGGTACCCCGCTCACCGAGGCCCGACGGCTCTGCGACGACGCCGTGCGCGGGGTCCGTCTGGCGCTGGCCGACGCGGAGTTCAGCGACAGCGGGCTGGTGCACGTCCTGCTGGTGCACGAACTTCGCCGTGCGGTGGACCGCGCCTTCGCCACCGACTCCTGCGCGCACCGGGGGGCGTACGGACCGCCTCCCGGCAACCCGTACGCCCCCGGCAACCCGCACGCCCCCGGTGGGCCCGCGGCGCCGCCGCCCGAGCCCCCGAGGCCGCCCCGCGACCGGCGCGGGCTCATCGCCGGCTGCTTCGTCATGGCCGGACTCGCCTGCACCTGCCAGATGTGCTGCGGCAGCTACGAGGGCCCCTGGTCGCGGGAACGCCGCGAGGGACTCTGCTCCCAGGCGGACTGCGGGGACTGCTGCGAGTGCTGCGACTGCTGCTCGAACTGCCCCACGTGCGGCGACGGCGACGGATGCGGCTGCTGCGACTGCGACTGCGGGTGCGACTGCTGA
- a CDS encoding acyl-CoA dehydrogenase family protein, producing MQSTEHERPKPPPFDPGDPIGIDDLFDPEDLAIRASVRAWAADRVLPHVAEWYEKGELPVVRELARELGSLGALGMSLKGYGCAGASAVQYGLTCLELEAADSGIRSLVSVQGSLAMYAIHRYGSEEQKLRWLPAMAAGEVIGCFGLTEPDHGSDPAGMRTHAKRDGDDWILTGRKMWITNGSVAGVAVVWAQTDEGDAGRGVRGFVVPTDTPGFSAPEITHKWSLRASVTSELVLDGVRLPADAVLPGVTGLRGPLGCLNHARYGIVWGAMGAARSSFEAAVDYARTREQFGRPIGGFQLTQAKLADMAVELHKGILLAHHLGRRMDAGSLRPEQVSFGKLNNVREAIEICRTSRTILGANGISLEYPVMRHATNLESVLTYEGTVEMHQLVLGKALTGLDAFR from the coding sequence ATGCAGAGCACCGAGCACGAGCGGCCGAAGCCGCCGCCTTTCGACCCGGGCGACCCGATCGGCATCGACGACCTCTTCGACCCCGAGGACCTCGCGATCCGCGCGTCCGTCCGCGCCTGGGCGGCCGACCGGGTGCTGCCGCACGTCGCCGAATGGTACGAGAAGGGCGAACTGCCCGTCGTCCGCGAGCTGGCCCGCGAGCTCGGTTCGCTCGGCGCGCTGGGGATGTCCCTGAAGGGGTACGGCTGCGCCGGCGCCTCGGCCGTCCAGTACGGCCTCACCTGCCTGGAGCTGGAAGCCGCCGACTCGGGCATCCGCTCGCTCGTCTCCGTACAGGGCTCGCTCGCCATGTACGCGATCCACCGGTACGGCTCCGAGGAGCAGAAGCTGAGGTGGCTGCCCGCCATGGCGGCCGGCGAGGTCATCGGCTGCTTCGGGCTGACCGAGCCCGACCACGGCTCCGACCCCGCCGGAATGCGCACCCACGCCAAGCGGGACGGCGACGACTGGATCCTCACCGGCCGCAAGATGTGGATCACCAACGGCTCGGTCGCCGGGGTCGCCGTCGTCTGGGCGCAGACCGACGAGGGCGACGCGGGCCGGGGCGTCCGGGGATTCGTCGTCCCCACCGACACCCCCGGATTCTCCGCACCGGAGATCACCCACAAATGGTCGCTGCGCGCGTCGGTCACCAGCGAACTGGTGCTGGACGGGGTGCGGCTGCCCGCCGACGCGGTGCTGCCGGGCGTGACGGGGCTGCGCGGCCCGCTCGGCTGTCTGAACCACGCGCGGTACGGGATCGTCTGGGGCGCCATGGGCGCCGCGCGGTCGAGCTTCGAGGCGGCGGTCGACTACGCGCGGACCCGGGAGCAGTTCGGCCGGCCCATCGGAGGCTTCCAGCTCACCCAGGCCAAGCTCGCGGACATGGCGGTGGAGCTCCACAAGGGCATCCTGCTCGCCCACCATCTGGGCCGGCGGATGGACGCGGGCTCGCTCCGCCCGGAACAGGTCAGCTTCGGGAAACTCAACAACGTGCGGGAGGCGATCGAGATCTGCCGCACCTCGCGCACCATCCTCGGTGCCAACGGGATCTCGCTGGAGTACCCCGTGATGCGGCATGCGACGAACCTGGAGTCGGTGCTCACCTACGAGGGCACCGTCGAGATGCACCAGCTGGTGCTGGGCAAGGCGCTCACCGGCCTGGACGCCTTCCGGTAG
- a CDS encoding MFS transporter, which translates to MSGRNTAESAPSAATARTPGSGTSPSAASGTAPVPGRDPGQNSGRDSGRDSGRDSGRHPGRSRWAVLVVLCLSLLLVALDSTVLHVAVPAVTEDLRPGPVALLWIVDAYPLVCASLLILFGTLGDRVGRRRVLLCGYALFGAASAVAAFAGSPGILVAARALLGVGGAMIMPATLSILRQAFPDRRERAVAIGVWTAVAAVGAATGPVIGGFLVEHYWWGSVFLINVPLMVLVLPVGRRLLPESRGSGEGPWDVLGALMAAVGVLGAVLGIKRMGAGEGVVDPASLVPLVAGVLFLALFVRRQRRREHPLIDIGMFTRPAFSTAVGCIVLAMLALVGLELIAVQYLQLVLDLSPLRTGLRLLPLTFAAMAAGATGTYTLRRLGPRRMVGFGFVLTAASVLLLTLMAGHDRPALLTAGFVALGYGLQTTLFGAYESMLNDVPADRAGGAAAIGETSYQLGAGLGIALLGSVMNAAYAPGLSALHKEGVPVSAGSAASHSLGEAYQVADRLGGPAGGLVRSTARHAFVHGLHLTLLVSAGLLLLGALAALRLPRSMECATDPCRTGEEPRIAGPRTPDHQDRAALPNAPGVPAARREVAEATGSGRTPR; encoded by the coding sequence ATGTCGGGGAGAAACACGGCCGAAAGCGCCCCGAGCGCGGCCACCGCCAGGACTCCCGGCTCCGGTACGAGTCCGAGTGCCGCTTCCGGCACGGCTCCCGTCCCCGGACGGGACCCCGGACAGAACTCCGGACGGGACTCCGGACGGGACTCCGGACGGGACTCCGGACGGCACCCCGGCAGGAGCCGCTGGGCCGTCCTCGTCGTCCTCTGCCTCAGCCTGCTGCTCGTCGCACTCGACTCGACCGTGCTGCACGTCGCCGTGCCCGCCGTCACCGAGGACCTGCGACCCGGCCCGGTCGCCCTGCTGTGGATCGTGGACGCCTACCCCCTGGTCTGCGCCTCGCTCCTGATCCTCTTCGGCACCCTCGGGGACCGGGTCGGCAGACGGCGGGTGCTGCTCTGCGGTTACGCGCTCTTCGGCGCCGCCTCCGCGGTCGCCGCTTTCGCGGGCAGCCCCGGGATACTCGTCGCGGCCCGTGCCCTGCTCGGGGTCGGCGGCGCGATGATCATGCCGGCCACCCTGTCGATCCTGCGCCAGGCCTTCCCGGACCGGCGGGAGCGAGCCGTCGCCATCGGGGTCTGGACGGCGGTCGCCGCCGTCGGCGCCGCCACCGGGCCGGTCATCGGCGGCTTCCTCGTCGAGCACTACTGGTGGGGATCGGTCTTCCTGATCAACGTCCCGCTGATGGTGCTGGTGCTCCCGGTCGGGCGCCGGCTGCTGCCCGAGTCGCGCGGCTCCGGCGAGGGCCCGTGGGACGTGCTCGGAGCGCTGATGGCCGCCGTCGGCGTGCTCGGTGCCGTCCTGGGCATCAAGCGGATGGGTGCCGGAGAGGGCGTCGTCGATCCGGCCTCGCTCGTCCCGCTGGTGGCCGGGGTGCTCTTCCTCGCCCTGTTCGTCCGCCGGCAGCGGCGGCGCGAGCATCCGCTGATCGACATCGGCATGTTCACCCGGCCCGCCTTCTCCACGGCGGTCGGCTGCATCGTCCTCGCCATGCTCGCCCTGGTCGGCCTCGAACTCATCGCCGTCCAGTACCTCCAGCTCGTCCTGGACCTCAGTCCGCTCCGGACCGGGCTGCGGCTGCTCCCGCTGACCTTCGCGGCGATGGCCGCCGGTGCCACCGGCACGTACACACTGCGCCGCCTCGGCCCGCGCAGGATGGTCGGGTTCGGCTTCGTGCTGACGGCCGCCTCGGTGCTGCTGTTGACCCTGATGGCCGGCCACGACCGTCCGGCGCTGCTGACCGCGGGCTTCGTGGCGCTGGGATACGGCCTGCAGACCACCCTCTTCGGCGCCTACGAGTCGATGCTGAACGACGTCCCCGCGGACCGGGCCGGCGGGGCCGCGGCGATCGGGGAGACCTCGTACCAGCTCGGCGCGGGGCTCGGCATCGCCCTGCTGGGCAGTGTCATGAACGCCGCCTACGCCCCCGGCCTCTCCGCCCTGCACAAGGAGGGCGTACCGGTCTCGGCGGGCAGCGCCGCCTCGCACAGTCTCGGCGAGGCGTACCAGGTGGCGGACCGGCTCGGCGGACCGGCCGGAGGGCTGGTGCGGTCCACCGCGCGGCACGCGTTCGTCCACGGTCTGCACCTCACGCTGCTGGTCAGCGCCGGGCTGCTGCTGCTCGGCGCGCTGGCCGCGCTGCGGCTGCCGCGGTCCATGGAGTGCGCGACCGACCCGTGCCGGACGGGCGAGGAGCCCCGGATCGCAGGGCCCCGTACGCCGGACCACCAGGACCGGGCGGCTCTCCCGAACGCACCCGGGGTCCCCGCGGCGCGACGCGAAGTCGCCGAGGCCACCGGCTCTGGACGCACGCCCCGCTGA